TGCGGCAACTCCAGCTTGCCGCGCAACTCGCGCGGCACCGAGCGGACCGCGGGTTCGAACACGTGGGTCAACCAGTCGTGGGCCACGAAGTCCTCGTCCGCGTCGGTCTGACCCGAATGCATCCGGTAGGTGTCCAGGTCGTTCAGCAGCCGCCGGGCCTGGTTCTCCTGCACGTCCAAGCCGGTCAGCCGGAACAGCCGCCGCGAGTGGTGGCCGGCGTCCACCACCTGCGGGCGGATGTGCAAAGTGGTGCCGTCCGGGTCGGTCGACATCGACATCTCTGCCACGTCGAAACCCAGGTCGTTGAGTCGGTTGATGCGGTCCTGCAGGCGCCAGCGCGCGTCGGCGGAGATCGTCTCCTCCTCGGTCAGCGCCCGCCACAGTTGCTCGTAGCGCTCGGTCAGGAAGTCGCCGATCGCCACCGGGTCCAAGTCGTCCTCCAGCATCTCGCCGGCCTCGAGGTCCATCAACTCGCCGATCACGTTCGTGCGGGCCAAGTCGATGTCATAGGCGCGCTGGCCGTCCGTCAACCGCTCGTAGAGGGCACCCGTCTCCGCGTCCACCAGGTAGGCGGAGAACTCCTTGGCGTCCCGCCTGAACAGGGTGTTGGAGAGCGACACGTCGCCCCAGTAGAAGCCCAACAGGTGCATCCGCACAATCAGCAGGGCGAGGGCGTCCAGCAGGCGGGTCGCCATGTCCGGGCGGAGCCGGTAGGAGAACAACGCCCGGTAGGGCAGCGAGAACTGAAGGTGCTGGGTCAGCAGCGCGGCGTCAAGCGGCTCGCCCTCGGGGGTCTGACGGCCTCCGACCACCGCCACCGGCGCGACCGAGGGGGCGTCGAAGTTCGCCAACTCCTTGAGCAGGCCGTATTCGCGCGCGGCCGCGTAGGACGCGATCTCCTTGACGGCCAGCACCCGGCCCGACAGTTTGACGAACCGGACGACGTGGCGGGACAGGCCGCGCGGCAATGCCAGCACCACATCCTCCGGCCACTGCTCCAAAGGCAGCTGCCAAGGCAGGTCAAACAGCGCCGAATCAGGTGTTACGGCCGTGATCGTCAGGGCTTGAGCCACAGGTGGTTCCTCTCATCTCCCTACATCGGCGTCCCCGCCTGTCGCCAGACCAAGCGACACCCCAAGCCAAGCGACCGCCCAAGCCAAGCGACCGCCCAAGGCGGCTGGCCTTGGAAAGGCGGCCTGACGGCATCGGACACCGAAAAAAGCGGACCGCCGCCCAAGGTGACCCCTGGACGGCGGTCCAAGATACTACCGGCCCGCTGGCGGGCCAAACCGAGTCACTCGGGCAGGCGCTCGCCTGTCGAAGCGGAGAAGTTGTGCTGTTCGCCGGCGCGGACCGTGAAGTAGACCGTCTCGCCCTTGCGCGGCACCGCGCGCGGGTCCACCCGCGCGATCAGCGACCCGCCCTGCAGCGTGGTGGTCTCCGGATCTGAGCCTTTCAGAGAGCCGTAGGCGTAGGCGTCCGAGCCGAGTTCCTCGACAATGTCGATTTCCACGGGTATGGCCCCAGGGGTGTCGACTGTGGCGGGCTCCAGGTTCTCCGGCCTGAAGCCAACCGTGAGCTTGCCTTCGTCTTCCGGGGTCATCGCGTCCAAGACCGCGCGGCTGAGCGGCACCAGGGACTGGCCGATCGCGACCGAGTCGCCCCGGACCGGAAACGTGCCGATGTTCATGGCCGGCGAGCCGATGAAGGTGGCCACGAAAGCGTTCGACGGCTTGTCGTAGAGCACCAGCGGCGAACCGACCTGCTGGAGCAGCCCGTCTTTGAGGACCGCGATCCGGTCCCCCATGGTCAGGGCCTCAGTTTGGTCGTGGGTGACGTAAACAGTGGTGACCCCCAGGCGGCGCTGCAGCGACGCGATCTGGGTGCGGGTCGACACGCGGAGCTTGGCGTCCAGGTTGGACAGCGGCTCGTCCATGAGGAACACGCGCGGTTGGCGGACAATGGCGCGGCCCATGGCGACGCGCTGGCGCTGGCCGCCGGACAGGGCCTTCGGCTTGCGGGCCAGGTATTCCTGGAGGTCCAGGATCTTGGCGGCCTCTTCGACGCGCTCGCGGATTTGCGCCTTCGGCATGCCCGCGATCTTGAGCGCGAAGCCCATGTTGTCCGCAACGGTCATGTGCGGGTAGAGAGCGTAGTTTTGGAACACCATCGCGATGTCGCGGTCTTTGGGCTGCACGTCGGTGACGTCCCGGTCGCCGATCAGGATGCGGCCGTCGTTGACTTCCTCCAGACCCGCCAGCATGCGCAGCGACGTGGACTTGCCGCAGCCGGACGGGCCGACTAGGACAAGGAACTCGCCGTCTTCGATGTGCAGGTCCAAGTGGTCGACTGCGGGCTTATCGCTGCCGGGATAAATCCGGGTGGCCCCATCAAAGGTCACGGTTGCCATGACAAATACTTCCCTTCACCGGCAGGTACGTGCCGGACGATCCGTTGTGAAAGGCGCCGCCCAAACCGTGCCCGGCTTGGTTGGCACATGCTCAGTCTTTGAGCATGCCTCCCATACTGCCACATCCGTCGGCCCCAATTTCGGCGAACCGTCCCGTCTCGCGCCTTGGACCAGCCAAGACGCCCGATTGGCGTAGCAATACCCACCTGGAAACGGCGGCGGTTTTGTTTTCAGCGCAACGCGTGTAAAGCCGCCGATGCCGTCCAGAGCCCTTTTTCGGGATCGTTTCGGCTGGCGCTGTCGGCCGCTTTTCGGCGGGCACTAACCGCCCGCGGCCGGCTCGCGGGAGAATGGTTCCATGCTTTCGCATTCTCCTTTGAATTCGGCGCCCGCTTCGCCAGTCCCGTCCGTTCCCAGTTCGGCGCCGGGCGGCGGGAGCGCCCCAAACGGCCAAGCCGACCCGGCCCTGGCTGGCGGCGTCCCCGCCAGCGGCCGCCAATTCGTGATTGAGGCGGGTCCGTACCGGGCGGCCGTCGCCTCGGTCGGCGCGTCGCTGCGGACGCTCAGCCACGACGGCCGCGATTTGGTGGCGCCGTTCGACGCGGACCGGATGCGGCCGTTCTACCGGGGCGCCGTCCTGGCGCCGTGGCCGAACCGGGTGATCGACGGCCGGTACCCGCTGCCGGCGGAGTCGCGCGGGCCGGGCGACTCGCCTGTGCAGCAACTCCCGTTGAGCGAACCGGATCGGGGCCACGCCTTGCACGGGCTGGCCGGGTGGCTCGATTTCGCGGTGGCAGATCAGGGCGCCGGCCATGTCTCCCTGGCCCAGGTGGTCGAGCCGCAAGCGGGCTACCCGTTCCGGATCGCACTGCGGGTGACGTATAGGCTGGACCAGGGCGGAGGCCTGACCTGGCAGGTCGGCGCCCAGAACCTGAGTCCCAGGCCGGCGCCGTATGGGACCGGCCCGCATCCCTATTTGGTGGCGGGGCCCTCGCCTCTGGACGAATGGGAGCTGACTTTGCCGGCGGGCGGCTTCATGGCGGTTGAAGGCGACCGGCTGCTCCCGGCGGGCCAGTATGAGGTGGCCGGCGGCGACTTCGACTTCCGGGCCGGGCGGCGGCTCGGCCCAGTCCGGATTGACCACGCCTTCACCGATGTGGCCTGGGACGGAGCCGGCCGGGCCACCGCCTGTCTGAAGGATCCGGCGGGCGGCGGCGTCGCGATCACCTGGGACCAGGCCTCCCCCTGGGTGCAGGTTCACACGGCCGACCGCCCGGAGCCGGAGTTCAACCGCGCGGGCTTGGCGATCGAGCCGATGACCTGCCCGCCGGACGCCTTCAACAGCGGTCGCGACCTGATCTGGCTGCGCCCCGGCCAACTCCACGAGGTCTCCTGGCAAATCGAGGCCCTGTAGGCCCCAACGTCTGTCCCCTCCTTCAAACCGGGGACGGTGATTTCTTTGAGACATGGGGACAGACCTGGTCCCGCCCGCGCGCCCCACTAGCGGTTTCGCCGATGTTCGGATCGCCACGTCTGTCCCCGTCTTTCGAATAATGCACCGTCCCCGGTTTGAGGGGTGGGGACGGTCATCGCCCCGGCGGTCCTTCCAGACAGGCGGCCAGAGCGGCCAGGAAGGCGGCCACCCCCTCCGGGTCGGGGAGGCGCAACTCGGCGGCGGTCGGGCCGGGACCGACCTTGACGCCCAGGTCCGGCGGGCGAATGGTTCTCAAAGCGAGTTCATCGGTCGTGTCGTCCCCGGCGAAGACCAGGCGGTCGGCATCGGCGGCCTTTTTCAGGCGGGCCAAAGCGGCGGCCTTGCCCACCGGCAAAACCGACGCCTCGACCACCATCTTGCCGGTCATAATGTGGGCGCCCAGGGCCTTGCCCAGGCGGGCGGCCTCCGCCTCCAGGCCCGCCGCCAGCGCGCGGTCCGGCATTGGGCGGGTGTGGAAAACCGCCGCGAACGGTTTCGGCTCTACCCAGGCCCCCTCGGCCCCGGAAGCCAACTCGGTCAGAGCGGCGGAAACCTGGCGCAGGCGTTCCATGCGGCCGGGCGACAGAACCACCGGCTCCAGCACCGCCACCCCGCCGGCCATCCGGCCGCGCTCCGCCCCGTGGGAGCCGACCAACAACGAGTCCTCGGGGGGCTGGGCCAACTCCGCCAAGGCTCCCGCCGGCCGCCCCGACACCAAAGCCAACTGGACCCGCTCGATCCGGGCCAGCCGGGCCAACGCCGCCGCCGCCGCGGGCGTCATCCGCGAGGCGGTCGGGTCCTCCACCAGCGGCGCCAGGGTGCCGTCGAAGTCCAACGCGACCAGGAGTTTCCGGGCGGCGGCCAGCCGCGTCAGCAACGGCCCCCAACCGCTTGTGCCGCCCTGGCTCACCGCGCCGCCAGCGTGCCGAGGAAAGAAGACGCCCAGGTGGACACGTCGTTCTCCAACACCCGGCGGCGCAGGGCCTGCATGCGCCGCCGCTGCTCGCGCGGGCTCATCGCCACCGCCCGGAGGATCGCGCCCTTCAACCCGTCAATGTCGTGCGGGTTGACCAGCAAGGCCTGGCGCAACTCGTCGGCGGCGCCCGTGAATTCGGACAACACCAGGGCGCCGCGCCCGTCCACCCGCGAGGCGACGTATTCCTTGGCGACCAGGTTCATGCCGTCGCGCAACGCCGTCACCAACATGACGTCCGCGGCCAGATACAAAGCGGCCATCTCGTCGGCGTCCTGGGTTTGGTGCAGATAGTGGATGGCGGGCGACCCGAGCGACCCGAAATCGCCGGCGATCCGCCCAACCGTGGTCTCGACATCGTCCCGGAGGGCCTGGTAGGCGCTGACATTGTCCCGTGACGGGCTGGCGACCTGCACCATCACAACGCCGGGCACTTTCAGGCGGCCGTCGCGGAGCAATTCCTCATAGGCCTTGAGGCGGTGCGCTATCCCCTTGGTGTAGTCGAGCCGGTCAACGCCGAACAGCACGGCGTCCGGGTTGCCCAATTCGGAGCGGATCTCCCGCGCCCGTGCCTGCACCCTGGGCAGCCGCGCCCGCGCGTCCACCGCCGCCGAATCGATCGAGATCGGAAACGCCGAGGACATCACGTCCCGCACGCTGCCGTCGCTCTCCCGCACCAAAATGTGGTGGCCCCGGGTGGTCAACCCGGTCAGCCGCCGCACACAGGACCGGAAATTGCCGGCGTCTTGGGCGCGCTGAAACCCGATCAGGTCCGCCCCGAGCAGCCCCATCAGGATTTCGCGCCGCCACGGCAACTGTGCGAACAGCGCCTCGGGCGGGAACGGGATGTGGTTGAAGAAGCCCACCTTCACGTCCGGCCGCAACTGCCGGATCATGGACGGCGCCAGTTGCAGCTGGTAGTCGTGGACCCACACCGTCCCGCCTTGCGCGACGGCGGCCGCGGCCGTCTCCGCGAACTTGGCGTTGACCGCCCGGTACGCCTCATGCCATTCGCGGTGATACTCGGGTTGGGTGATGACGTCGTGGTAGAGCGGCCAGAGGGTCGCGTTGGAGAAGCCCTCGTAGTAGTCCGCGATCTCCTGGGCCGTGAGCGCCACCGGGATTGACCAGATGCCGTCCAGCAGGACCGGCTCAAACGCGAAGTCGGGGGTGCCCGGCCAGCCGACCCAGGCCGCCGACCGCTCGCTCAACACCGGTTCCAAAGCGGTGACCAGTCCGCCCGGCGAGCGCCGGAAGGTGATTCCCCCGTCTTCTGCCCGCGCGGCGTCGACGGGGAGACGGTTCGACACCACGACCAAATCAGACAGTGTGGCGGTCATGTAGCCTCTCCATAGTCATATCCGGGGCAACTGAATGGTAATGATAGTGCAAAGGTCGGTTCCCGGTCCCGGCTGCGGGGCGGATCGGGTCGCGGGCGGACAGCGGACGATGCCGTTCGCCCAGCCGCAGCTCCAGCCCCGGCAGCAGCCCCAGCCCCAGCTCCGGCCGCACCCCCAGCCCCCGCTCCGGCCGCAGCCCCAGCCCAGCCCCCAGTCGGGCCGCCGGGCCGCCCGGGAGTCCGAAATCGCGGCGCACCCTGCGCGCCGTTGGCAAGGACCGCGCGATACCTTCTATGGTGTGGAGGAACGCCCGAGAATGGAAGGTAGCCCTCATGAGTGACGAGGAAGCGACGGTTCGCCACGCCGCGGACGCGGCTCCGCAATCGAGAACCTGGCTGTGGGCATCGATCT
The window above is part of the Bifidobacteriaceae bacterium genome. Proteins encoded here:
- the ugpC gene encoding sn-glycerol-3-phosphate ABC transporter ATP-binding protein UgpC; amino-acid sequence: MATVTFDGATRIYPGSDKPAVDHLDLHIEDGEFLVLVGPSGCGKSTSLRMLAGLEEVNDGRILIGDRDVTDVQPKDRDIAMVFQNYALYPHMTVADNMGFALKIAGMPKAQIRERVEEAAKILDLQEYLARKPKALSGGQRQRVAMGRAIVRQPRVFLMDEPLSNLDAKLRVSTRTQIASLQRRLGVTTVYVTHDQTEALTMGDRIAVLKDGLLQQVGSPLVLYDKPSNAFVATFIGSPAMNIGTFPVRGDSVAIGQSLVPLSRAVLDAMTPEDEGKLTVGFRPENLEPATVDTPGAIPVEIDIVEELGSDAYAYGSLKGSDPETTTLQGGSLIARVDPRAVPRKGETVYFTVRAGEQHNFSASTGERLPE
- a CDS encoding trehalose-6-phosphate synthase, which produces MTATLSDLVVVSNRLPVDAARAEDGGITFRRSPGGLVTALEPVLSERSAAWVGWPGTPDFAFEPVLLDGIWSIPVALTAQEIADYYEGFSNATLWPLYHDVITQPEYHREWHEAYRAVNAKFAETAAAAVAQGGTVWVHDYQLQLAPSMIRQLRPDVKVGFFNHIPFPPEALFAQLPWRREILMGLLGADLIGFQRAQDAGNFRSCVRRLTGLTTRGHHILVRESDGSVRDVMSSAFPISIDSAAVDARARLPRVQARAREIRSELGNPDAVLFGVDRLDYTKGIAHRLKAYEELLRDGRLKVPGVVMVQVASPSRDNVSAYQALRDDVETTVGRIAGDFGSLGSPAIHYLHQTQDADEMAALYLAADVMLVTALRDGMNLVAKEYVASRVDGRGALVLSEFTGAADELRQALLVNPHDIDGLKGAILRAVAMSPREQRRRMQALRRRVLENDVSTWASSFLGTLAAR
- the otsB gene encoding trehalose-phosphatase, whose amino-acid sequence is MSQGGTSGWGPLLTRLAAARKLLVALDFDGTLAPLVEDPTASRMTPAAAAALARLARIERVQLALVSGRPAGALAELAQPPEDSLLVGSHGAERGRMAGGVAVLEPVVLSPGRMERLRQVSAALTELASGAEGAWVEPKPFAAVFHTRPMPDRALAAGLEAEAARLGKALGAHIMTGKMVVEASVLPVGKAAALARLKKAADADRLVFAGDDTTDELALRTIRPPDLGVKVGPGPTAAELRLPDPEGVAAFLAALAACLEGPPGR
- a CDS encoding aldose 1-epimerase family protein; the protein is MLSHSPLNSAPASPVPSVPSSAPGGGSAPNGQADPALAGGVPASGRQFVIEAGPYRAAVASVGASLRTLSHDGRDLVAPFDADRMRPFYRGAVLAPWPNRVIDGRYPLPAESRGPGDSPVQQLPLSEPDRGHALHGLAGWLDFAVADQGAGHVSLAQVVEPQAGYPFRIALRVTYRLDQGGGLTWQVGAQNLSPRPAPYGTGPHPYLVAGPSPLDEWELTLPAGGFMAVEGDRLLPAGQYEVAGGDFDFRAGRRLGPVRIDHAFTDVAWDGAGRATACLKDPAGGGVAITWDQASPWVQVHTADRPEPEFNRAGLAIEPMTCPPDAFNSGRDLIWLRPGQLHEVSWQIEAL
- a CDS encoding DUF4032 domain-containing protein — protein: MAQALTITAVTPDSALFDLPWQLPLEQWPEDVVLALPRGLSRHVVRFVKLSGRVLAVKEIASYAAAREYGLLKELANFDAPSVAPVAVVGGRQTPEGEPLDAALLTQHLQFSLPYRALFSYRLRPDMATRLLDALALLIVRMHLLGFYWGDVSLSNTLFRRDAKEFSAYLVDAETGALYERLTDGQRAYDIDLARTNVIGELMDLEAGEMLEDDLDPVAIGDFLTERYEQLWRALTEEETISADARWRLQDRINRLNDLGFDVAEMSMSTDPDGTTLHIRPQVVDAGHHSRRLFRLTGLDVQENQARRLLNDLDTYRMHSGQTDADEDFVAHDWLTHVFEPAVRSVPRELRGKLELP